The genomic window GACCCGGATCGTGCCCGTCACACGTCTGGCGGACGGGACGTGGCGCGCGGACACCGTCGTGCGCACCGCGCACCTGGCGGGGCTGATCGGCCGGGACGCTCTCGCCCTGATCCCCTCGGATGCGGTCGACGGTCAGGTCGTCGAACTGGTCACGCTGCCACGCTGATTCGCGTCAGCCCTCGGCCTGGTTCCGCTTCTGCTCGCGGGCGATGCGCCGCTGTTCCTCGGCGCGTTCGCGGCAGCGGCGCAGGAATTCCTCGTCGTCCGTGGACTGCTGCGCGACGTGCCGTCCGGGCCGATCGTATTCGGGGAACGTCGACCGTGCTGCGGGCCGGCGCGGGCCGGGGTATCCGCCGTCGGGCCGGCCGGCGACGAGCCACAGCAGCGACCCGAGCAGCGGCACGAACAGCACCACGAACACCCACGCCACCTTGGGCAGGTTCCGCACGGCGTGTTCCTCCGCGAGGATCACATCCACCAGACAGACGACCCACACGATCATCACGATCAAACCCAGATACGGCACGGCTGCCGGCCCTCCCCTGTTTCCTCCCGAAGCACACCGACCGATGCCGGGCGCCCGTAGATGGAACCAACCGGGAGGTAGGTAGTGCAACTATTCGGCGACAGCCCCCTGGTCGGACGCTCGGCGCCCGAGCGCGAACGCACCCCAGACGAGAGCGCCGACGAGGGCCGCACCGCCACCCGCGACGGCGTACACCCAGGCGGGACGTCCCGACGAGTCCGTGGCCGACGCGGCCTGTGTGTCGGTGGTGTCGTCCGGGGTGGCCGGCTTACCCGAGGGCAGCGCCTTCGAGGCGGCGCTGACGCTCGACGACAGGCCGTCGACGACGCCCGAGATGGGGCCGGTGCCGTC from Prescottella sp. R16 includes these protein-coding regions:
- a CDS encoding PLD nuclease N-terminal domain-containing protein, which codes for MPYLGLIVMIVWVVCLVDVILAEEHAVRNLPKVAWVFVVLFVPLLGSLLWLVAGRPDGGYPGPRRPAARSTFPEYDRPGRHVAQQSTDDEEFLRRCRERAEEQRRIAREQKRNQAEG